From the genome of Pogoniulus pusillus isolate bPogPus1 chromosome 12, bPogPus1.pri, whole genome shotgun sequence, one region includes:
- the S100G gene encoding protein S100-G has translation MEHLLNDNLLKSFTEYALREGSTSALSIPGLKTLLQNQFAQYLKDSFSLDNIIKSLDKDKDGRVSFDEFLALIKRLTGTGQ, from the exons ATGGAACATTTACTCAACGACAACCTGCTGAAGTCCTTCACCGAGTATGCCCTGAGGGAGGGCAGCACCAGTGCCCTGTCCATCCCTGGGCTCAAAACTCTGCTGCAGAATCAGTTTGCACAGTACCTGAAG GACTCATTCTCCCTCGACAACATCATCAAATCCCTGGACAAGGACAAGGACGGCAGGGTCAGCTTCGACGAGTTCCTGGCGCTCATCAAACGGCTGACTGGGACAGGACAgtga